One genomic segment of Impatiens glandulifera unplaced genomic scaffold, dImpGla2.1, whole genome shotgun sequence includes these proteins:
- the LOC124918136 gene encoding 60S ribosomal protein L23-like, whose translation MSKRGFGGSAGNKFRMSLGLLVAATVNCANNIGAKNLYIISVKGIKGRLNRLPSACVGDMVMVTVKKGKPDLRKKVMPSVIVRQRKPWCRKDGVFMYFEDNVGVIVNPKGEMKGSAITSLIGKECADLWPRIASVVNAIV comes from the exons ATGTCGAAGCGAG GTTTCGGAGGATCGGCGGGAAACAAGTTCCGCATGTCACTGGGTCTTCTTGTGGCGGCTACGGTCAACTGTGCCAACAATATCGGCGCGAAGAATCTCTACATCATATCAGTGAAGGGGATCAAGGGTCGTTTGAATCGATTGCCGTCTGCTTGTGTGGGAGATATGGTTATGGTGACGGTGAAGAAAGGGAAACCTGATTTGAGAAAGAAGGTCATGCCTTCTGTCATTGTTAGACAACGCAAGCCCTGGTGCCGAAAGGATGGAGTGTTCATGTATTTTGAAG ATAATGTTGGTGTGATAGTGAATCCTAAGGGAGAAATGAAAG GTTCTGCCATTACTAGTCTAATTGGGAAGGAATGTGCTGATTTATGGCCCAGAATTGCAAGTGTTGTCAATGCTATTGTCTGA
- the LOC124918133 gene encoding RNA polymerase II C-terminal domain phosphatase-like 4 — protein MAHSMTSTFHDDHAPIPFSTALVLAVEDHTPPRDLKNRINKSTRGLKRRHFDKDLKHSCDHRVNVGGLCFVCGYQLSSNSSTMTNYADEMIPLKYVLDDFSLTKKEFFLFRCTNYRTNLIEKKKLSLILDLDNTLIHTISFDDFLKEDHTRDSKSLSEKGIVTFKKRKILAKIRPFVTYFLEEVSKLFELYIYTLGSQSYANAFANMFDRDEALFDWRVISRDDCTTKGEKNLDVVLGGEEKAVVIVDDKESVWPKHKDNVIQIKPYYYWQNDKKKTESTEDSINYVNGDDVELLIMLLTLKNLHRSFFDCERIYIHENDVRHEIKCAREYYLKPNHVISKFFDIQTVENQGMKK, from the coding sequence ATGGCTCATTCGATGACCTCGACTTTTCATGATGATCATGCACCTATTCCGTTTTCAACGGCCTTAGTTTTGGCGGTTGAAGATCATACACCACCGAGAGATCTCAAAAATCGCATAAACAAGTCGACGAGGGGTTTGAAAAGACGCCACTTTGATAAAGATTTGAAGCACTCATGCGATCATCGAGTCAACGTGGGAGGCCTCTGTTTCGTTTGCGGTTATCAACTTTCTTCAAATTCATCAACAATGACCAACTACGCTGATGAAATGATACCACTTAAATATGTATTGGACGATTTCTCTCTAACCAAAAAGGAGTTTTTCCTTTTCCGTTGCACTAATTATCGGACAAACCTCATCGAAAAGAAGAAGCTTTCTCTCATCCTCGATCTTGACAATACTTTAATTCATACCATCTCATTCGACGATTTCTTAAAGGAAGACCACACTAGGGACTCCAAATCCCTCTCAGAAAAAGGAATCGTTACTTTTAAGAAGAGGAAGATCTTAGCGAAGATAAGACCATTCGTGACCTACTTCTTAGAAGAAGTGAGCAAATTGTTCGAGCTTTATATTTACACGTTGGGAAGTCAATCGTACGCAAATGCCTTTGCGAATATGTTTGATCGGGACGAGGCCCTTTTTGATTGGAGGGTTATTTCGAGGGATGACTGCACAACCAAAGGCGAGAAGAATCTTGACGTCGTGCTCGGAGGGGAAGAGAAGGCGGTGGTGATTGTGGACGACAAAGAATCTGTTTGGCCAAAACATAAGGATAATGTGATACAAATTAAACCTTACTATTATTGGCAAAATGATAAGAAAAAGACCGAGTCAACGGAAGACTCCATTAATTACGTTAATGGCGACGATGTAGAGTTGTTGATTATGTTGTTGACACTAAAGAACCTTCATAGAAGTTTCTTCGATTGTGAGAGGATTTATATTCATGAGAATGATGTTAGGCACGAAATCAAGTGTGCAAGAGAGTATTACTTAAAACCTAATCATGTAATCTCTAAGTTCTTTGATATTCAAACTGTAGAAAATCAGggtatgaaaaaataa